The genomic interval CGGAGATAGGCACCGTGCCGCCCATGCGCACCACCACGGATGCACGCCGTACACCGCGTGCAACGCGGCATCGGCGGCCTTTGAGGGCAAAGTGATTGCCGTCGATGTGGGCGGGCCACGCGCCGTGGTCGGCAGTGCTGATCAGTCAGGCAGTTCCTGGCGGCACGTGTGACTGCAGATGTTTCGTCAACAGCGCGATGACATCCTGGGGGCGTTGATCGGGCACCAGCCGACAGGTGATCTTCTCGCGTGCGCCTCACTGGGGATCACGGTCTTCTGACCGGGTCCTTCGTATCCGCCCCACATGCCGTTCACATCGATGGTGGGCCGCGTCCACTGACGTTCCAGTGTGGTGTAGCCCGGTTCGCCAAACACCGCCGGCGCACCCACCTGCGCGAGATACGCCTGCTCGTCGAATGGCAACGCGGCAATTGCAGCACGCTCGGCCGGCATGAGCTCTTTCACGGTCTCATAGAATCCATCGACCGCAATGCGACCGTCGGCGTGGTGCAACGAGGCCACGAGCTGCGCCATGGCATGCAGCGGATTGGCACGCCACCACCGTGACGGCCCGAATGCAGGTCCTTTGCGGCAGCGGTGAGTGTGAACTCCAATCCTGCCAGTCCGCGGCTGGCCACGGTCAGCGATGGCTTTCGTTGATGCGCCACATCGCACCATCGGCCGACAACACGAAGTCGCGCCAGCAACTCGGTGTGCTGCGCAATGAATGCCTCAAGGTTCTCGCTGCCAATCTCCTCTTCGCTTCGAACATGAACTTCACGTTGACGGGCAACGCACCCGCACACGCAAAGAATGCTTCGGCGACTTTGATGGGGATAAGCATCGGCCCGTCGTCGGTTGGACACGCCCCGCGCGTACAGTCGGCCATCACGCACGGTGGGAGTGAACGGCGCGCTGTGCCACTTCGCCAGCGGATCGGGCGGTTGCACGTCATAGTGGCCGTACACCAGCACCGTGAGCTGGCCGGGTGCGCCCAGCCATTCGCCATACACCACGGGATTGCCTCGTGTGGCGATGGTGCGCACCGTGATAGGCCCGGCCGCGGCGAGCTCGTGGCCACCCATTGCGCGGCGGTCGTCGCGTCGGCCGCGTGCGCCGGATCGGTGCTCACGCTCGGAATCGCCGCGAACTCCACCAGTTCACCCAGAATGCGATCGTGGTTGGCGCGCAGCGCGTCAAGAACCTGTTGGTTCATGGCTACTTCCCGCCGTCGACGGAGAGCACCTGCCCGGTGATCCAGTTGGCGTGATCGGATGCAAAAAACATCACGCCGTTGGCAATGTCATCAGGCGTGCCCAGTCGTTTGAGGGCAATACGGTCGATCAACAACTGCTGGCCTTCGGCGCCATACGAATCCCACTGGCGTTCGGTCGCAGCGTTGGAGCGCACAAAACCCGGCGCCACATTGTTCACGGTGATGCCCCACGGCCCCAGTTCGTGGGCCAGTTGCCGCGTGAGTCCAATTTGCGCCGCCTTGGCCGAGGCATAGGCCTGAATACCGGTGAGACTGATGCCCAGTCCGGCACCGCTGGAAATATTCACGATGCGGCCCCGGCGCACCGCCTTCATGCCGGGTGCGACGGCCTGTGACAGGTAGAATGCTCCCGTCACGTTCACATCGAAGATGCGCTGCCACTCGGCGGGTGTGACCTCTTCCAGTGGACGGCCTACTTGTCCCAGCACACCGCCGGCGTTGTTGACCAGAATGTCCACCCGACCCGTTGCAGTTGCAGCTTCAGCCACCAGCGCCTCAACGGCGGACTTGTCGCATACGTCCACCGTGCGCACGGTGCATGCGCCGCCTGCCGCGTCACACACCTGTTTGGTCTCCACCAACTCGTCGCCAAGCACGTCGCAGGCCCACACGTGCGCTCCGCGTTCGCTGAGTGCGCGGCTGATGGCGCGACCAAAGCCGTGCGCCGCACCGGTCACAATGGCGGTCTGGCCGTTGAATTCGATGTTCATGATGTCACGAGACTATTCAGCGCATCCAGGGTGTCCATCGAGTGCGGGCGAATACCATGTTCGATGTCGTGAACCAGCGCCACGAGACGCGCAGTGATTGGAGTTGGCACTCCGACTTCACGACCCAGCGTCACCACGATGCCCAGCTGTGCGTCAACCTCGGTAGGGCGCTTGCGAACGGCCAGATCGCGCCAGATGCCACTGTGCGTCTTGGCCGAACGACGGTTGTGGGCAACCAGCGCGTCGAGTGAGCGCGTGGCAGCGTCGGGCGCGGCCGTTGGCAGGTACGCAGCGGGATCGAATCCGTCGAATGATTCCGGTGTGACACCGCGCTGCCCCCACCGCCAGGATTTCCCGGGCGAGTGCTACATACAGGCCGCGATAGGCAGGCATAGCCAGGGCGTCGGCGATGGACTCGTTGGTGAGTGCCGTGGCAAAGAGCATCGCGCCGTAGGCTTCCTTGCCCCACAGGTAGCCCCAGATGTTGGGCGTGACTATGGCGCGGTCGTCGAATGCGGCCCACGCATCTCGTATCCCGGTCACCCGCGGTGTGATGCTGCCGTCGATTTCACCGACCACCACTGCGCCGCGTCCGCCATAGTGAATCACGCCCGGTTCCAGGTAGTCGGCGCCGAAGTTCACGAAGGCGCCCACGGTGCGTTCGGTGCCCACGACGCTGGCGATAGCGAGTTCGTTGAGTCCGTTCTGCGCGCTCACCACGCAGCCGTTGGCACTCAGGTGGGGCAACAGCGCGCGCACTGCTGACTCGGTGTGATGCGCTTTGGTGGCCAGCACGACAATGTCCCACGCCCCGCGCAGCGACTCCGGCGTGAATGCCGGCATGCGGGCGGTGAACGTCTCGATGGGGCCGGTAATACGCAGTCCATCGCGATTGATGGCGTCCACATGCTCGCCGACATTGTCAACGAGCGTGACATCATGACCGGCGCGCGCGAGATACGCCGCCAGCGTGCCGCCAATCGCGCCGGCACCCCATACCAGCCAACGCATGGGTAACAGTGTGGGCGCGGTCAGGAGGCACCGCCCCAATCGCCCGTCAGCAGCGCGCGCGTTTCTTGGACGGCGACCTGCCAGAGGGCCAGCGTGTCCTCATCGGACCGTTGATACAGGCCACCGTAGTTGCCGTCGCCGAGGTATTTGCGCAGCGCCACAGGATCGAGCGCCCGCACCCGTGCCAAGTCAACCATGGGCCGCTGCACGGTCGGCACGTCTACACCGGGCAATCGCGTCCAGGGAAAGTTCTCCATCCACGACCCATGCGACGCCACGGGATCAATCGCCTGCACCTTGGCCCACGTATTCGGCGCGTTCCACCAGTTGTGGTACAGCACCCGACATTCCGGATGGTTGGCCGCCCACTCAGGCGCGAACTGTTGCACGGCGTTGTTACCACCGTGCCCGTTCACAATGAGAATACGACGGAAACCACTGTGCGCCATGCCGTCCAGGATGTCGCTCACCACGCGCAGATGCGTCTCCACCTTGAGCGAAATGGATCCCGGGAATTCTCGAAAGTATGGCGTGACGCCATACGGAACGACCGGGAACACCGGAATGCCCAGCGGCTCGGCCGCATCTACCGCCACGCGCTCCGGCAGAATGCAATCCACCGTGAGGCGCAGATAGCTGTGCTGTTCGGTGCTGCCCAGCGGCAGTATGGCGCGGTCGTCATGTTGCAGGTATTGCTCAACCTGCATCCAGTTCATGTCGCTGATTCGCACGGTGGGTTGGGCTGGGGCTGGTGGCTCGTCTTGCAAGAAACAGCATTTGAACCGCGGGGGGCGCTGAGGTCGCAGGGGACTGCCGAGACGGACGCCCTGTGCGCTTCCTCTTTCCTACGTGTCTGATCTTGAATCTACCGGAACTGCGATGAATCACCGATGGCCTCTGCGCCCTTTGCGCCCTCTGCGGTAAAACGCAGTTCAACCAAAGCCCGCCGGCCGCTCAGACGCCACGCCGGACGCACGCTCCAAGGCCACCCCCACGCGCGCCACGGTCCCCTCATCGAACAACCGGCCAATCAGCGTCACCCCATGCGGCACACGCCGCGGCGTGGCAAACCGGGGCAACGGATTCTTCGGATCGGGCGCCCAGTCACTGCGCGCCTCGCTCACATTCACGAAGCCGGTGCGCAACGTAAGCGACGGATGCCCCGTGAAGTTCGTGGTGGTCAGCGTTTCGTCTCGCAGCGACGGAACCATCAGCACATCTACCTTCTCGAAGATCGTCGCCAACTCGTGCGCAAAGCGCCGGCGCAACCGGTCGGCCTGTACGAAATCCACTGCCGTCAGGAAACGCGACATGCGGAACAGGTTGGGCCACGCATCGGGCACTTGCACTTTCATTGTGCGTGACTTCCCCGACAAGGTCAGCTCCTCAAACGCCGCAGCCGCCTCGGCAAACAAAATCAGCATCAGTGCGTTATGCGGTATGTCGGGCCACACCACGTCAACGACGTTCATACCCAGCGTGCGCAGCGATTCCACCGCGGCGCGATCCACGTCGGTGGCCGGCGCCTGTTGCATCCACGCGGGGAATATGCCCACGCGCAGCCCGGCCACACTGGCAGCGCCATCGTAATCGAGGTGACTGACGACACTCGATACGTCGCCGCTGTCAGGCCCGGAGATGGCGTTGAGCACCAGCATCGCGTCCTCCACGGTGCGTGTCATCGGCCCCAGCTTGTCCAGCGACCAGCACAGCGTCATGGCGCCGGTGCGCGGCACCCGTCCAAAG from Gemmatimonadaceae bacterium carries:
- a CDS encoding SDR family oxidoreductase, giving the protein MNIEFNGQTAIVTGAAHGFGRAISRALSERGAHVWACDVLGDELVETKQVCDAAGGACTVRTVDVCDKSAVEALVAEAATATGRVDILVNNAGGVLGQVGRPLEEVTPAEWQRIFDVNVTGAFYLSQAVAPGMKAVRRGRIVNISSGAGLGISLTGIQAYASAKAAQIGLTRQLAHELGPWGITVNNVAPGFVRSNAATERQWDSYGAEGQQLLIDRIALKRLGTPDDIANGVMFFASDHANWITGQVLSVDGGK
- a CDS encoding creatininase family protein, which produces MRISDMNWMQVEQYLQHDDRAILPLGSTEQHSYLRLTVDCILPERVAVDAAEPLGIPVFPVVPYGVTPYFREFPGSISLKVETHLRVVSDILDGMAHSGFRRILIVNGHGGNNAVQQFAPEWAANHPECRVLYHNWWNAPNTWAKVQAIDPVASHGSWMENFPWTRLPGVDVPTVQRPMVDLARVRALDPVALRKYLGDGNYGGLYQRSDEDTLALWQVAVQETRALLTGDWGGAS